The following nucleotide sequence is from Paralichthys olivaceus isolate ysfri-2021 chromosome 22, ASM2471397v2, whole genome shotgun sequence.
ATCAATTCTAAATAAAAACCGTTTTCACTGTCGTCCGCCGACATTCAGGTTTTTGTGAACTCCATCTCAGGCTGATGATCTGTCGCCCCCCGGTGGCAAAAACTGGAACAATAATCCTTtgattcatttcctgttttttcttcctaaaggacactgtgtgtgtgtgtatgtgtgtgtgtgtatgtgtgtgtgtgtgtgtgtgtgtgtgtgtgtgtgtgtgtgtgtgtgtgtgtgtgtgtgtggaaggtgacatttttatttagtgtCATGTGATCTCCTCATTACGAACAGACGctgcatcttttttttatttttttagattatttGTATCTTGATCATCTGATGGTTTCCAACTTTGTCAacatgttttgtctttattgtgtttccatggagacgTGCTGTGAGTGTCAGGCGCTGGTACTGACTGATGAGGACGACCAGCAGCAGACTGGTGGGGTCCAGCTCGATGTCCGGGTTACTGAACGTGTCACAGAACGTTGTGTAGATGATCATGAGGAGGACGGCGCTGCTGACGGCGCCGAACGGAGGCTTCTTCCTCTCCAGAAACTCCCTGAGGAACCTCcgacacacctgaacacacacacacaccagagagacGTTCACACCGAGACCAACACTGTACCACTAACTACAacccagaacacacacacacacacacacacacacacacacacacacacacacacacacacacacacacacacacacacacacacacacacacacacacacacacacacacacactctcttaccTGACCCAGGATCAGCGGAACCACGACCGTCATGAAGAGCtgggagaagatggaggagaagggaaCGGAGGATGAGGAGCCAAgctgaaggaggaagaggagaagacagagaacGACATCATCACTTAAAACAATTTGTCGATTGGCTAATAAAACTCTGTcgtatcagtgtttgtttgctgatatgaaaacttataatttacagaataaaccaaacagaaaacgtggatttatctttatataatacacaaaacaaatgtttcccttcatctttatttattggtttttatttttcccgAGGTCGAACTTacgaagagcagcagcagcactggagTCACGACGATTCCCTGCAGAACGAAACCACACAGTCACATCCTGAACttaacattcattcattcataattcACGGTCCGACCCTGAAAACATCTCACCAAGAAGCTCCCGAACGCTGAGTTGAAGATGGCAGCggcctggagacacacacacacacaatcagttaCCACGTCAACACGCCGCTCATTGTTCCTCAGCATCACACCATCCGTCAAACACTGGAGGACAATAACCTGCGAACATGTGAGCGTGTTACCTCGTTGCCTCCGACCGCCTTGGTGAGAATAACGGCGGATGACACCGGAGGGGGCATGCAGCTCACCGTCTGTAACCTAGGCAACCACCacagcaggatgaagaggaggacgagcaCGGAAAAGAGAAAGGCGAGGAACAATCATTTCCCCCCCGTCgttcaaaaggtcaaaggtgagacACATTTACGATGATGTAATCACATTAGACAAGTGATCATAGAGAGTTCACCTCCCATTGCGGAGggaccttttcaaaataaaatgcggTTTACACACAGTGGGATGATTGGACATCAAATGTAACTTCTGAATCATCAGCTGGTTCCTCCTGTCTCATTATGTTTGATGTCAAAGTGCCCCCATGTGGTGAGGAGGGGGAAAGGCAGCTTTCATTGACATTCATTGACTattttgctcacacacacacacacacacacacacacacacacacacacacacacacacacacacacacacacacacacacacacacacacacacacagagcactgcCTGTAGTAGCAGTGAATGTGGGTCTTTCAGTCTGTAAATAACTCGCCCTTCAGGTACAGTGAGGGAGGAACGTGAACAAAGGAcggcattcacacacacactcctcctacCCTCTGAGCAGCCATTGGTCAATGGAAGTGAGCGCCAGCACTCTGAGCAGCAGCCACATGGCCAGTGGGAAGAAGACCAGCGTGAACGACTGAACGAAGAGGTGGAGGCGGACGTGAAGCAGAGCACTTGTCaactcctgcagagacagaaaaaaaaaaaaatcactctgTCAGACTTTTATTACTCACGTGACACACGAGAGAAGGTTGGAGCTGATGTCAGTCTCTGTCCCACCTCCGTTTTCAGCGACAGGCCACTGTTAAAGAAGATGAGCGAGACGGCGACGTAGGCGATGGTGACCTCTGGCTTCAGtggacctgagagagagagagagagagagagagagagagagagagagagagaggaaaatgagTTTATTCAAATGTGACCTCCATCATTA
It contains:
- the slc10a7 gene encoding sodium/bile acid cotransporter 7 isoform X2; translation: MGLLARVRKEWFIIGIVLVILSAKLQPSFGVRGGPLKPEVTIAYVAVSLIFFNSGLSLKTEELTSALLHVRLHLFVQSFTLVFFPLAMWLLLRVLALTSIDQWLLRGLQTVSCMPPPVSSAVILTKAVGGNEAAAIFNSAFGSFLGIVVTPVLLLLFLGSSSSVPFSSIFSQLFMTVVVPLILGQVCRRFLREFLERKKPPFGAVSSAVLLMIIYTTFCDTFSNPDIELDPTSLLLVVLIIFSIQLSFMLLTFTFSARAGSGFSPADTVAIIFCSTHKSLTLGIPMLKIVFEGYEHLSLISVPLLIYHPAQILLGSVLVPTIRSWMTTQQKSSLLLR
- the slc10a7 gene encoding sodium/bile acid cotransporter 7 isoform X1 is translated as MGLLARVRKEWFIIGIVLVILSAKLQPSFGVRGGPLKPEVTIAYVAVSLIFFNSGLSLKTEELTSALLHVRLHLFVQSFTLVFFPLAMWLLLRVLALTSIDQWLLRGLQTVSCMPPPVSSAVILTKAVGGNEAAAIFNSAFGSFLGIVVTPVLLLLFLGSSSSVPFSSIFSQLFMTVVVPLILGQVCRRFLREFLERKKPPFGAVSSAVLLMIIYTTFCDTFSNPDIELDPTSLLLVVLIIFSIQLSFMLLTFTFSARAGSGFSPADTVAIIFCSTHKSLTLGIPMLKIVFEGYEHLSLISVPLLIYHPAQILLGSVLVPTIRSWMTTQQKVMKQPPLQPI